In Methanosphaera sp. ISO3-F5, a genomic segment contains:
- a CDS encoding histone family protein, whose protein sequence is METLPIAPIGRILSNGGAPRATKDAKIELSNILSEHGEEIAEEAVKIATHSGRKTVKASDVQLAIKLKF, encoded by the coding sequence ATGGAAACTTTACCAATAGCACCTATAGGCAGAATTTTATCAAATGGTGGTGCTCCTAGAGCAACAAAAGACGCTAAAATTGAATTATCAAACATTTTATCTGAACACGGTGAAGAAATAGCTGAAGAAGCAGTTAAAATTGCTACACACTCTGGTAGAAAAACTGTTAAAGCTTCTGATGTTCAATTAGCTATTAAGTTAAAATTCTAG
- a CDS encoding ribosome biogenesis/translation initiation ATPase RLI, whose translation MSRIAILEKDKCQPKKCNYTCIEYCPGVRMEEDTIIIGEDKKPIISEELCSGCGICVNRCVFNAINIINLPEMLQEQPIHRYGQNTFELFGMPTIEEGSVVGLLGPNGIGKSTILNILSGQTIPNFGNYQEEGNWDKVIEHFKGSQLQNYFKKLSNNQIKIAYKPQMVDQLPKVVKGKVSELLEGVDERNKMEEVVEKLELQNTLNRKLGKLSGGELQRIAIAATILRDANFYYIDEPTSWLDVKQRLNTVEVIRDLTEENRNVLVIEHDLATLDAMSDYVHVMYGEEGAYGVVSKLRGVRVGINAYINGFLNEENIRIRKQPIEFEIRPPSDLIESETITKYTDFHKKYDNFELEVEEGEINQSQVITAFGPNGIGKTTYAKILAGVTKPDSGEIEEEIKIAYKPQYILSDFEGTVQDFLYMNAKGYGTNVFKTDISKPFDLDKILEKQVNKLSGGELQRLATAVTLSQEADVYVLDEPTAFLDVEQRLKVAKAIKHLITRDDTSALIIDHDIVFIDYISDRAMVFYGESAKSGHATAPINLRDAMNKFLSDVKITFRRDKETNRPRVNKQESYLDREQKEKGEYYYLEE comes from the coding sequence TTGTCACGAATAGCAATATTAGAAAAAGACAAATGTCAACCAAAAAAATGTAACTACACCTGCATAGAATACTGTCCAGGAGTACGAATGGAAGAAGACACAATCATAATTGGAGAAGACAAAAAACCAATCATCTCAGAAGAACTATGTTCCGGATGCGGAATCTGCGTAAACAGATGCGTATTCAACGCAATAAACATAATCAACCTACCAGAAATGCTACAAGAACAACCAATACACAGATACGGACAAAACACATTCGAACTATTCGGAATGCCAACAATAGAAGAAGGATCAGTAGTAGGACTACTAGGACCAAACGGAATAGGAAAATCAACAATACTCAACATACTATCAGGACAAACAATACCAAACTTCGGAAACTACCAAGAAGAAGGAAACTGGGACAAAGTAATAGAACACTTCAAAGGATCACAACTACAAAACTACTTCAAAAAACTATCAAACAACCAAATAAAAATAGCATACAAACCACAAATGGTAGACCAACTACCAAAAGTAGTAAAAGGAAAAGTATCAGAACTACTAGAAGGAGTAGATGAAAGAAACAAAATGGAAGAAGTAGTAGAAAAACTAGAACTCCAAAACACACTAAACCGCAAACTAGGAAAACTCTCAGGAGGAGAACTACAACGAATAGCAATAGCAGCAACAATACTAAGAGATGCAAACTTCTACTACATAGACGAACCAACATCCTGGCTAGATGTAAAACAAAGACTAAACACAGTAGAAGTAATAAGAGACCTAACAGAAGAAAACAGAAACGTACTAGTAATCGAACACGACCTAGCAACCCTAGACGCAATGAGTGACTACGTACACGTAATGTACGGAGAAGAAGGAGCATACGGAGTAGTAAGTAAACTAAGAGGAGTAAGAGTCGGAATAAACGCATACATAAACGGATTCTTAAACGAAGAAAACATAAGAATAAGAAAACAACCAATAGAATTCGAAATAAGACCACCAAGTGACCTGATAGAATCAGAAACAATAACAAAATACACAGACTTCCACAAAAAATACGACAACTTCGAACTAGAAGTAGAAGAAGGAGAAATAAACCAAAGCCAAGTAATCACAGCATTCGGACCAAATGGAATAGGAAAAACAACCTACGCAAAAATACTCGCAGGAGTAACAAAACCAGACTCCGGAGAAATCGAAGAAGAAATAAAAATAGCATACAAACCACAATACATACTATCAGACTTCGAAGGAACAGTACAAGACTTCCTATATATGAACGCAAAAGGATACGGAACAAACGTCTTCAAAACAGACATATCCAAACCATTCGACCTAGACAAAATACTGGAAAAACAAGTGAACAAACTCTCAGGAGGAGAACTACAAAGACTAGCAACCGCAGTAACACTCTCACAAGAAGCAGACGTATACGTACTGGACGAACCAACAGCATTCCTAGATGTAGAACAAAGACTTAAAGTAGCAAAAGCAATAAAACACTTAATAACAAGAGACGACACATCAGCACTAATCATAGACCACGATATAGTATTCATAGATTACATATCAGATCGGGCAATGGTATTCTACGGAGAATCAGCAAAAAGTGGACATGCAACCGCACCAATAAACCTAAGAGATGCAATGAACAAATTCCTATCTGATGTAAAAATAACATTCAGAAGAGACAAAGAAACAAACAGACCAAGAGTAAACAAACAAGAAAGCTACCTTGACAGAGAACAAAAAGAAAAAGGAGAATATTACTACCTGGAAGAATAA
- a CDS encoding TIGR04083 family peptide-modifying radical SAM enzyme produces the protein MHIMIVPTMGCPANCSYCWNSETVSKVMTKETVNDIVDWLKDFKQEPVTFTFHGGEPLLAGYEFYEHALKQISTKLSHLYPAYAIQTNLWQMDDKTAQLFKQYEIPVGSSLDGPKELNDKQRGQGYYDKTLKGYEIAKKHDLRVSFISTFTNYSIKHKEEIFEFFKKNGLNLKIHPALPSIKDDNGDGYALEPKDYGELMLFLLDQYLDLADTIELKNIDHLCKGVFMKRGFVCTYVDCMDSTFAVGPEGKIYPCYRFVDMPEYEIGHVKDKPTPEQLMNTRAEKLLQEYKEFVDEDCKECKHIDYCRGGCPYNALAISDHKVENVDPHCEAYKMIFDKIDELMNEKLDFAFEELDQTVEKDYNFTLNVGFENMPKGGKKFTVMDIAMK, from the coding sequence ATGCATATAATGATAGTGCCAACAATGGGATGTCCAGCAAATTGTAGCTACTGCTGGAACTCAGAAACAGTATCCAAAGTAATGACAAAAGAAACAGTCAATGACATAGTAGACTGGTTAAAAGACTTCAAACAAGAACCAGTAACATTCACATTCCATGGAGGAGAACCATTACTTGCAGGATATGAATTCTACGAACATGCACTAAAACAGATATCAACAAAACTATCACACTTATACCCAGCATATGCAATACAAACAAACCTATGGCAAATGGATGATAAAACAGCACAACTATTCAAACAATATGAAATACCAGTAGGAAGCAGTCTGGACGGTCCAAAAGAATTAAATGACAAACAAAGAGGACAAGGATACTACGATAAGACACTAAAAGGATATGAAATAGCAAAAAAACATGATTTACGGGTAAGTTTCATAAGCACATTCACCAATTACTCCATAAAACATAAAGAAGAAATATTCGAGTTCTTCAAGAAAAATGGATTAAATCTTAAAATACACCCAGCACTCCCATCCATAAAAGATGACAATGGTGACGGCTACGCATTAGAACCAAAAGACTACGGAGAATTAATGCTATTCCTACTTGACCAATACTTGGACCTTGCAGATACAATAGAACTCAAAAATATTGACCATCTCTGTAAGGGAGTATTTATGAAAAGAGGATTTGTTTGTACATATGTAGACTGTATGGACAGCACATTCGCAGTAGGTCCTGAAGGAAAAATTTATCCATGTTATCGATTTGTAGACATGCCTGAATATGAAATAGGCCACGTTAAAGATAAGCCAACACCAGAACAACTGATGAATACCAGGGCAGAGAAACTATTGCAGGAATACAAGGAATTTGTGGATGAAGACTGTAAGGAATGTAAGCATATTGATTACTGTAGGGGTGGATGTCCGTACAATGCATTAGCAATTAGTGATCATAAAGTAGAAAATGTTGATCCACACTGTGAAGCTTATAAGATGATATTTGACAAGATTGATGAATTAATGAATGAGAAGTTAGACTTTGCATTTGAAGAACTTGATCAAACAGTGGAAAAAGATTATAATTTCACATTAAATGTTGGATTTGAGAATATGCCAAAGGGTGGTAAAAAGTTCACGGTAATGGATATTGCAATGAAATAA
- a CDS encoding thiamine pyrophosphate-binding protein encodes MKTDKNTAEYLVKLLEEHGVEYVFGYPGEQIIPIYEALRKSRIKHVLTRHEQAAVHAADSYARCSGKCGVCLATAGPGAMNLTMGVATAFKDNVPLLVLTGDVSTDVKGLDTFQDLPLNDVFKPITIKSYHARSPEKLENSINEAFMHFDDGVSGPFHINIPKNVQNKPMNISHKVIHTKKIKSPNESDIIDMIKRIEESEKPLIIAGYGIIYADAIKELEEFMKKTEIPLTTTWTARGIITEKDEQNLGLTGTRGTKKANYASEHADLILALGTRLSERTTSHINTENIIQVNTNLEHNKAKTFHNNNIKEFLQEINKKEIKTNIHKWTNRINLQQEKPRKIQEQTTKLHPETVIKNILQHVHKNITLTIDAGTIPTYFTIDSTVEKYGQILFSGGLGPMGYAIPSAIGATYTRSEDVIIAVTGDGALQMTIEELAVINTYKLPIIVIIINNNMLGIIKQWQDMENLPKYQVTLENPDFIKIANAYNIEADNITSIEELNEKLAKAIEEKKPHLFNIEVADVPIPLP; translated from the coding sequence ATGAAGACTGATAAAAATACTGCTGAGTATCTTGTTAAACTTTTGGAGGAGCATGGTGTTGAATATGTTTTTGGTTATCCTGGTGAGCAGATTATCCCGATTTATGAGGCTCTGCGTAAGTCAAGGATTAAGCATGTTTTAACTAGGCATGAGCAGGCTGCTGTTCATGCTGCTGATAGTTATGCTCGTTGTAGTGGTAAGTGTGGTGTTTGTCTTGCTACTGCTGGTCCTGGTGCTATGAACTTAACTATGGGTGTTGCTACGGCTTTTAAGGATAATGTTCCTCTTCTTGTTCTTACGGGTGATGTTTCTACTGATGTTAAGGGTTTGGATACGTTTCAGGATTTGCCTTTGAATGATGTGTTTAAGCCTATTACTATTAAGTCTTATCATGCTCGTTCTCCTGAGAAGTTAGAGAATAGTATTAATGAGGCTTTTATGCATTTTGATGATGGTGTTTCTGGTCCGTTCCATATTAATATACCAAAAAATGTTCAAAATAAACCTATGAATATATCTCACAAGGTAATTCATACCAAGAAAATTAAGTCACCTAATGAATCTGATATTATTGATATGATTAAACGTATAGAAGAAAGTGAAAAACCATTAATTATTGCAGGTTACGGTATTATTTATGCAGATGCTATAAAAGAACTGGAAGAGTTTATGAAAAAAACAGAAATACCACTAACAACAACATGGACTGCAAGAGGAATCATAACCGAAAAAGATGAACAAAACCTTGGACTAACAGGAACCCGAGGAACAAAAAAAGCAAATTATGCATCAGAACATGCTGATTTAATACTGGCGTTAGGAACAAGACTATCCGAGAGAACAACAAGTCACATAAACACAGAAAACATCATACAAGTCAACACAAACCTAGAACACAACAAGGCCAAAACATTCCACAACAACAACATAAAAGAATTCCTACAAGAAATAAACAAAAAAGAAATAAAAACAAATATACACAAATGGACAAACAGGATAAACCTACAACAAGAAAAACCTAGAAAAATACAAGAACAAACAACAAAACTACACCCAGAAACAGTGATAAAAAACATACTACAACACGTTCATAAAAACATCACACTAACCATAGATGCAGGAACCATACCAACATACTTCACAATTGACTCGACCGTAGAAAAATATGGTCAAATACTATTCTCCGGAGGACTAGGACCAATGGGGTATGCCATACCATCAGCAATAGGAGCAACATACACACGATCAGAAGATGTGATAATAGCAGTAACTGGAGACGGTGCACTTCAAATGACAATAGAAGAATTAGCCGTCATTAACACATACAAACTCCCAATAATAGTAATAATAATAAACAACAACATGCTGGGAATCATTAAACAATGGCAGGATATGGAAAACCTACCAAAATACCAGGTAACCCTAGAAAATCCAGACTTTATAAAAATAGCAAATGCTTACAATATAGAAGCAGATAATATAACAAGCATCGAAGAACTAAACGAAAAACTAGCCAAAGCAATAGAAGAAAAGAAACCACACCTATTCAACATAGAAGTAGCAGATGTACCAATCCCATTACCTTAA
- a CDS encoding dCTP deaminase domain-containing protein, with the protein MLGEEELRRLFPEYDDSIQPSGIDLKMDKLYRQVGGGSLVDNKKNLPELEEVECVDGIYTLKAKSSYSVTIMGKTNIPVGYAMLYLPRSTLLRSFISVHTAVGDPGFYGTLQFLIVNNGDYDYEIKKGERIAQAVVFKVTGSGEYSGSYQESKD; encoded by the coding sequence ATGTTAGGAGAAGAAGAGTTAAGAAGGTTGTTTCCAGAGTATGATGATTCTATTCAGCCATCTGGTATTGACCTTAAAATGGATAAGTTGTATCGACAGGTTGGTGGTGGTTCTTTAGTTGATAATAAAAAGAATCTTCCAGAGCTTGAAGAGGTTGAGTGTGTTGACGGAATTTATACTTTGAAGGCTAAATCAAGTTATAGTGTTACTATTATGGGTAAAACTAATATTCCTGTAGGTTATGCTATGCTTTATCTTCCTCGTTCAACTCTTTTAAGGAGTTTTATTAGTGTTCATACTGCTGTGGGTGATCCTGGTTTTTATGGTACTTTACAGTTTTTGATTGTGAATAATGGGGATTATGATTATGAGATTAAAAAGGGTGAACGTATTGCGCAGGCTGTTGTCTTTAAGGTGACTGGTTCTGGTGAGTATTCTGGTAGTTACCAGGAGAGTAAGGATTAA
- a CDS encoding DUF368 domain-containing protein: protein MGTSDIMPGISGGTIALITGIYDKLINSISNIKFLFLKPLLKGNITEFKKQLLEEIDFEFFIPLGLGMVLAMILMAGIINYLLGNYAAFTYSFFAGLILASIFILYKQLDAFNIKAITITVIFAILAYIFVGLNPMQASHSLPILFVSGFIAICAMLLPGVSGSSLLLLLGQYEYMINVIHQISIIEIIVFVVGAGLGFMSMSRIIKYMLENHKQITVATLIGIMLGSMRVPAQHIITAPTTALPICIIIGIIGMAIVLIVETKFNYELI from the coding sequence ATGGGAACAAGTGATATCATGCCCGGAATATCCGGAGGAACAATAGCACTCATAACAGGAATATACGATAAACTAATAAACTCCATAAGTAACATAAAATTCTTATTCCTAAAACCATTACTAAAAGGAAACATAACCGAATTTAAAAAACAATTACTCGAAGAAATAGACTTTGAATTCTTCATACCATTAGGACTCGGAATGGTATTAGCCATGATACTAATGGCAGGCATAATTAACTACTTACTAGGAAATTACGCAGCATTCACATATTCATTCTTCGCAGGACTAATACTAGCATCCATATTCATATTATACAAACAACTGGATGCATTTAACATCAAAGCAATAACAATAACAGTAATATTTGCAATATTGGCATACATCTTCGTAGGACTAAATCCAATGCAGGCATCACACTCACTGCCAATACTATTCGTATCAGGATTCATAGCAATCTGTGCAATGCTACTGCCAGGAGTATCAGGATCATCACTACTATTACTACTAGGACAATACGAATACATGATAAACGTAATACACCAAATCTCAATCATAGAAATAATAGTCTTCGTAGTCGGAGCAGGACTAGGATTCATGAGTATGAGCAGAATAATAAAATACATGCTAGAAAACCATAAACAAATCACCGTAGCAACCCTCATAGGAATCATGCTAGGATCAATGAGAGTACCTGCACAACACATAATAACCGCACCAACCACAGCACTACCCATCTGCATAATCATAGGAATAATAGGAATGGCAATAGTCCTAATTGTAGAAACAAAATTTAATTACGAACTAATATAA
- a CDS encoding class I SAM-dependent methyltransferase, with translation MNNLKKHFNQEAEAFDKQVLKNIPKYPEMLTALINAIPDKKEKPKILDLGCGTGNITKKVLERYPQAEITCLDLSENMIEIAKEKLSQYKTIKYIVGDFTKTDITEKYDAIISSLALHHIPTDEEKQEMYKAIYEALTDEGVFYNADVILGNSTYNEKLNNTVATQDMKKVGVTQEEINEHKQKRDDNDIPTTVYNHIQMLEKVGFKEIDIIWKYYANVVYGGTRKE, from the coding sequence ATGAACAATTTAAAAAAACACTTTAACCAAGAAGCAGAAGCATTCGACAAACAAGTACTAAAAAACATACCAAAATATCCAGAAATGCTAACAGCATTAATAAACGCAATACCAGACAAAAAAGAAAAACCTAAAATACTGGACCTGGGATGCGGAACCGGAAACATAACAAAAAAAGTATTGGAAAGATACCCTCAAGCAGAAATAACATGCCTAGACCTATCAGAAAACATGATAGAAATAGCTAAAGAAAAACTCTCCCAATACAAAACAATAAAATACATAGTAGGAGACTTCACAAAAACAGACATCACAGAAAAATATGATGCAATCATATCATCACTAGCACTACACCACATACCAACAGATGAAGAAAAACAAGAAATGTACAAAGCAATATACGAAGCATTAACAGATGAAGGAGTATTCTATAATGCAGATGTAATACTAGGAAACAGCACATACAACGAAAAACTAAACAATACAGTAGCTACACAAGACATGAAAAAAGTTGGAGTAACACAAGAAGAAATAAATGAACATAAACAAAAACGAGACGATAATGATATTCCAACAACCGTATACAATCATATACAAATGCTAGAAAAAGTAGGATTCAAAGAAATAGATATTATCTGGAAATACTATGCAAATGTAGTGTATGGCGGTACAAGAAAAGAATAA
- the ftsY gene encoding signal recognition particle-docking protein FtsY, translated as MEEKQEDKTPEDKASEDIEKEEEETTTDEETVETSVTEEEEVTSEEETSTSEEESKPEEKVEETEEKEEKKGFFGFLRRNKEEPKDKKEDEKTEEKTEPEKVEEKPVEEEKEEEVSEVKETAEEPQEKEEKEEKKSRFGFLKRDKKEEPKKDKPAYEGEEEKGGAFSFITKKTIKEENISKILEDLEFSLIEGDVAFDVADRIVESVKEDLIGRKIKRRGDMELFTTNALKKAITEIIDNGSYDLLGDIEASKQKGEPYKIMFVGINGTGKTTTIAKIAKYLEQHGYSSVLGASDTFRAGAIEQLEHHAKNLNLKIIKHERNSDPAAVAFDAVDHAKATGKDVVLIDTSGRMQTNANLMDEMKKIKRVSKPDIVLYVGDALMGNDATEQATKFNEVIDVDGIILTKADADAKGGAAISIGHVIHKPILFIGTGQSYEDLMEFKPEWMIQQIFEEE; from the coding sequence ATTGAAGAAAAACAAGAAGATAAAACACCAGAAGACAAAGCATCAGAAGATATAGAAAAAGAAGAAGAAGAAACAACCACGGATGAAGAAACTGTAGAAACTAGTGTCACAGAAGAGGAAGAAGTCACATCAGAAGAAGAAACCAGTACCTCAGAAGAAGAATCAAAACCTGAAGAAAAAGTTGAAGAAACTGAAGAAAAAGAAGAGAAAAAAGGATTTTTCGGATTTTTAAGAAGAAACAAGGAAGAACCTAAAGATAAAAAAGAAGACGAAAAAACAGAAGAAAAAACCGAACCTGAAAAAGTAGAAGAAAAACCTGTTGAAGAAGAAAAAGAAGAAGAAGTCAGTGAAGTTAAAGAAACAGCTGAAGAACCTCAAGAAAAAGAAGAAAAAGAAGAGAAAAAAAGCAGATTCGGATTCTTAAAAAGAGACAAAAAAGAAGAACCAAAAAAAGACAAACCAGCTTATGAAGGTGAAGAAGAAAAAGGCGGAGCCTTCTCATTCATAACCAAGAAAACAATAAAAGAAGAAAACATATCCAAAATACTGGAAGACCTTGAATTCTCACTCATAGAAGGAGATGTTGCATTTGATGTAGCTGACAGAATAGTTGAATCTGTTAAAGAAGACCTAATCGGTAGAAAAATTAAACGTAGAGGAGATATGGAGTTATTCACCACAAACGCACTTAAAAAGGCAATAACCGAAATTATTGATAATGGTTCCTATGATTTATTAGGTGATATAGAAGCATCCAAACAAAAAGGTGAACCATACAAAATAATGTTTGTAGGAATAAACGGTACTGGAAAAACCACAACAATCGCCAAAATAGCAAAATATCTTGAACAACACGGATACTCCTCAGTACTAGGTGCATCAGATACGTTCAGAGCAGGTGCAATAGAACAATTAGAACATCATGCAAAGAATTTGAACCTTAAAATCATTAAACATGAACGAAACTCAGATCCTGCTGCAGTAGCATTTGATGCTGTTGATCATGCAAAAGCTACTGGAAAAGATGTTGTATTGATTGATACTTCAGGCCGTATGCAGACAAATGCAAACTTGATGGATGAAATGAAGAAAATTAAAAGAGTTTCAAAACCAGATATTGTATTATATGTTGGAGATGCATTAATGGGTAATGATGCTACCGAACAAGCAACCAAGTTTAATGAAGTGATTGATGTTGATGGTATCATCTTAACAAAAGCTGATGCTGATGCTAAAGGTGGGGCTGCAATATCTATTGGTCATGTTATTCACAAACCTATATTATTTATTGGTACTGGTCAGTCTTATGAGGATTTAATGGAATTTAAACCTGAGTGGATGATTCAGCAAATTTTTGAAGAAGAATAA
- a CDS encoding MFS transporter has translation MDENEIVTVTWIPLILISLATFIITLDSTFMNVAISQLVSDLNTTVSTIQLIISFYTLITASLMLVGSKLQDIIGKKKVFLLGAGIYGIGALIASISQNALMLFIGWSLLEGIGGSLMTPATISIASQTYKKDKRTLALAIISAMAGIAAAVGPLFGGVVTTFLTWRYGFIIELIIIVIVFLFSGKIEDFKPSLTMKDFDITGSILLIFGLITFVLGILLLEEHVFITIALVLISLVVLYLFASYEYGIKKQDKTPILDINMLKVRNLSVGTIIRLITSLAMGGSLFAISLFLQSVLRLDAFSTGLNLLPATIGLLLASIIAPKLTVKINHKNIMTLGFLISMFASTILSTQFGVNTTFNTIAPGMFLFGFGLGFILALGMDISLVGTNDENQNSASGLLSTGQTLGTSMGTAIIGCILIVGATWGLHDAVNTYAPGQVSDEQFHAESQEYLQKVGHVNVTELRGDTSIKEKVVNTVLTDAMKLVMSVTSILLALGLLFTLTLNDVKLYQIKRLKK, from the coding sequence ATGGATGAAAATGAAATAGTGACAGTTACTTGGATTCCACTGATACTAATATCCCTAGCCACCTTCATAATTACCCTAGATTCTACATTCATGAACGTGGCAATATCACAGTTAGTATCCGATTTGAATACAACAGTCAGCACAATACAATTAATTATTAGTTTTTATACATTAATTACCGCATCATTAATGTTAGTTGGATCAAAACTACAAGATATTATAGGAAAAAAGAAAGTATTCCTTCTTGGTGCAGGAATATATGGTATAGGTGCATTAATTGCATCAATCAGTCAGAATGCATTAATGTTATTCATAGGATGGTCATTACTAGAGGGAATTGGTGGATCATTAATGACACCTGCAACTATATCAATAGCTAGTCAAACATACAAAAAAGATAAACGTACCCTTGCATTAGCAATAATAAGTGCAATGGCCGGAATTGCTGCTGCAGTAGGACCATTATTTGGTGGTGTAGTAACCACATTTCTTACATGGAGATATGGTTTTATAATAGAATTAATAATCATAGTAATAGTATTCCTATTCTCTGGTAAGATTGAGGATTTCAAACCTTCATTAACTATGAAAGACTTTGATATAACCGGTTCAATACTATTAATATTCGGATTAATTACATTTGTACTTGGTATTCTCCTGTTAGAAGAGCATGTATTCATAACCATTGCATTAGTACTCATATCATTAGTAGTGTTATACTTGTTTGCTTCATATGAGTACGGTATTAAAAAACAGGATAAAACACCAATACTTGATATTAACATGCTTAAAGTTCGCAACTTAAGTGTTGGAACAATTATACGATTAATAACTAGTCTTGCTATGGGCGGTTCATTATTTGCAATATCTTTATTTTTACAGAGCGTATTGCGACTGGATGCTTTCTCAACCGGTCTGAACTTATTGCCTGCAACTATAGGATTGTTATTAGCATCAATAATTGCCCCTAAACTTACGGTTAAGATTAATCATAAGAATATTATGACATTAGGATTTTTAATTTCAATGTTTGCGTCCACAATTCTTTCAACTCAGTTTGGAGTTAACACAACATTTAATACTATTGCACCAGGAATGTTCTTATTCGGATTTGGTTTAGGATTTATATTGGCATTAGGAATGGATATTTCCTTAGTTGGTACTAATGATGAAAATCAGAATTCTGCTTCAGGTTTGTTATCTACAGGACAGACATTAGGTACTTCTATGGGTACTGCAATAATTGGTTGTATTCTTATTGTTGGTGCTACTTGGGGATTACATGATGCTGTTAATACTTATGCTCCTGGCCAGGTTAGTGATGAACAATTCCATGCTGAAAGTCAGGAATATCTTCAGAAGGTGGGACATGTTAATGTTACTGAATTACGTGGAGACACCAGTATTAAGGAGAAAGTGGTTAATACTGTTTTGACTGATGCTATGAAATTAGTTATGAGTGTTACTTCGATTCTTTTAGCATTGGGTCTTTTGTTTACTTTAACATTAAATGATGTTAAATTATATCAGATTAAACGATTAAAAAAATAA
- the pfdA gene encoding prefoldin subunit alpha, translated as MEDRQKLEQMVKEINQLQQQGETITQQIEQLNVSLNDIRSAQEAVKGIKGATGKETLIPIGAGCFITTELKNEDIIVGVGSDVAIKRSREETEETLKQDKEEVEKLIRSLTEQLQKINDYITQRRPEVERLMKETGVQ; from the coding sequence ATGGAAGATAGACAAAAATTAGAACAAATGGTTAAGGAGATTAATCAGTTACAACAACAAGGGGAAACAATCACCCAACAGATTGAACAATTAAACGTATCATTAAATGATATTCGCTCTGCCCAGGAAGCTGTTAAAGGAATTAAAGGAGCTACCGGAAAAGAAACCTTAATTCCAATAGGAGCTGGATGTTTCATCACAACAGAACTTAAAAATGAAGATATTATTGTTGGCGTAGGTTCTGATGTAGCAATAAAAAGAAGCAGAGAAGAAACTGAGGAAACTCTTAAACAAGACAAAGAAGAAGTAGAAAAATTAATCAGATCATTAACTGAACAATTACAGAAAATTAATGATTACATTACTCAAAGAAGACCAGAAGTAGAAAGATTAATGAAAGAAACAGGAGTACAATAA
- the rpl18a gene encoding 50S ribosomal protein L18Ae, with protein MKTKIFRVKGKLLDVDKTKVFTRELKAIKVEDVEEKLYSEFGSKHRLNRDQIIFDDISEISADEVTDPIVKSLL; from the coding sequence ATGAAAACAAAAATATTTAGAGTAAAAGGAAAACTTTTAGATGTTGATAAGACCAAAGTATTCACAAGAGAATTAAAAGCAATAAAAGTAGAAGATGTTGAAGAAAAATTATATTCTGAATTTGGTAGTAAACACAGATTAAACAGAGACCAAATCATCTTCGACGATATCTCTGAAATATCAGCAGATGAAGTAACTGATCCTATCGTAAAAAGTTTATTATAA